Proteins from a single region of Pseudomonas quebecensis:
- a CDS encoding CmpA/NrtA family ABC transporter substrate-binding protein, which produces MNDSVGNRPISDALAWVSGSDAPEKSSLDLGFMALSDCASLVVAATQGFAQPYGLTLNLKRQSSWANLRDKLVSGELDAAHSLYGLIYAVHLGIGGVAPTDMAVLMGLNQNGQSINLSRGLQQQGVVTPEALERHVHQSRTKLTFAQTFPTGTHAMWLYYWLASQGIHPLQDVESVVVPPPQMVAHLQAGRIDGFCVGEPWAASAVAQDQGFTLATSQAIWPDHPEKVLGCTQAFVDHYPNTARVLVMAILEASRFIEQNRENRRSTAQLLSGGDYLDAPLDCIEPRLLGTYDDGLGNHWQDPHGLRFFAEGRVNLPYLCDGMWFMTQFRRWGLLREDPDYLGVARQVQQLALYRQAAAALGITAGDRDMRSSQLIDGKVWDGSDPAGYARSFRLHALVGDANRQALR; this is translated from the coding sequence CGACCTGGGGTTCATGGCCCTGAGCGATTGCGCCTCGCTGGTAGTAGCGGCGACCCAGGGTTTTGCACAACCCTACGGCTTGACCCTTAACCTCAAGCGCCAGTCATCCTGGGCCAACCTGCGGGACAAGCTGGTCAGCGGCGAATTGGATGCCGCCCATAGCCTGTATGGCTTGATCTACGCCGTGCACCTGGGCATCGGCGGCGTGGCGCCCACCGACATGGCGGTGCTGATGGGCCTGAACCAGAACGGCCAGAGCATCAACCTGTCGCGCGGCCTGCAGCAACAAGGGGTGGTCACTCCTGAGGCGCTGGAGCGCCATGTGCACCAAAGCCGCACAAAACTGACCTTCGCTCAGACATTTCCCACCGGCACCCATGCCATGTGGTTGTACTACTGGCTGGCGAGCCAGGGCATTCATCCATTACAGGACGTCGAAAGCGTGGTAGTGCCGCCACCGCAGATGGTTGCGCATCTGCAAGCGGGACGCATCGATGGCTTTTGCGTGGGCGAGCCCTGGGCTGCCAGCGCCGTCGCCCAGGATCAAGGCTTCACGCTGGCCACCAGCCAGGCGATCTGGCCGGATCACCCTGAAAAGGTACTGGGCTGCACCCAAGCCTTCGTCGACCATTACCCCAATACAGCGCGCGTCTTGGTGATGGCCATTCTGGAAGCCAGCCGCTTTATCGAACAGAATCGCGAAAACCGACGCTCTACCGCGCAGCTGCTCAGCGGCGGCGATTACCTCGACGCGCCCCTCGACTGCATCGAGCCGCGTCTGCTGGGGACCTACGACGATGGCCTGGGCAACCACTGGCAGGACCCCCACGGTCTGCGCTTTTTTGCCGAGGGCAGGGTCAATCTGCCCTACCTCTGCGACGGCATGTGGTTCATGACCCAATTTCGCCGCTGGGGGCTGCTGCGCGAAGACCCGGACTACCTGGGCGTAGCGCGCCAGGTCCAGCAACTGGCGCTCTATCGCCAGGCAGCCGCGGCACTGGGCATTACCGCCGGGGATCGGGACATGCGCAGCAGCCAGTTGATCGACGGCAAGGTCTGGGACGGTTCGGACCCGGCGGGTTACGCGCGCAGCTTCCGCCTGCACGCCCTGGTCGGCGACGCCAACCGCCAAGCCTTGCGCTGA
- a CDS encoding ANTAR domain-containing response regulator, translated as MLRILLINDTPRKVGRLRTALIEAGFEVIDESGLIIDLPARVETVRPDVILIDTESPGRDVMEQVVLVSRDQPRPIVMFTDEHDPTVMRQAIKSGVSAYIVEGIQAQRLQPILDVAMARFESDQALRAQLQARDQQLAERKRIELAKGMLMKMKGCNEEEAYTLMRRQAMSRQQKLIQVAEQIIAMSELLG; from the coding sequence ATGCTGCGAATCCTGTTGATCAACGACACCCCGCGCAAGGTCGGGCGCCTGCGCACCGCGCTGATCGAGGCCGGATTCGAGGTGATCGACGAGTCGGGCCTGATCATCGACCTGCCGGCGCGCGTCGAAACAGTGCGCCCGGACGTGATCCTGATCGATACCGAGTCGCCGGGGCGTGATGTGATGGAGCAAGTGGTGCTGGTGAGTCGCGATCAACCGCGCCCCATTGTGATGTTTACCGACGAACACGACCCGACGGTGATGCGCCAGGCCATCAAGTCCGGCGTCAGCGCCTATATCGTCGAGGGCATCCAGGCCCAGCGTCTGCAACCGATCCTCGACGTGGCCATGGCCCGCTTCGAAAGCGACCAGGCCTTGCGCGCCCAGTTGCAGGCACGCGACCAGCAACTGGCCGAGCGCAAGCGCATCGAGCTGGCCAAGGGCATGCTGATGAAAATGAAAGGCTGCAATGAAGAAGAGGCCTACACCCTGATGCGCCGCCAGGCCATGAGCCGCCAGCAGAAACTGATCCAGGTGGCGGAGCAGATCATCGCCATGAGCGAGCTGTTGGGCTGA
- a CDS encoding nitrate/nitrite transporter, with protein sequence MKSSFWKSGHTPTLFAAFLYFDLSFMVWYLLGPLAVQIAADLQLTTQQRGLMVATPILAGAVLRFLMGMLADRLSPKTAGMIGQVIVIVALFGAWKLGIHSYEQALVLGLFLGMAGASFAVALPLASQWYPAEHQGKAMGIAGAGNSGTVFAALLAPVLAAAFGWSNVFGFALIPLIVTLVVFAWLARNAPERPKAKSMADYFKALGDRDSWWFMFFYSVTFGGFIGLASALPGYFNDQYRLSPVTAGYYTAACVFGGSLMRPLGGALADRFGGIRTLLGMYSVAAICIAAVGFNLPSSYAALALFVCTMLGLGAGNGAVFQLVPQRFRREIGVMTGLIGMAGGIGGFALAAGMGAIKQSTGSYQLALWLFASLAVLAWFGLHGVKRRWRTTWGSAAVTAARV encoded by the coding sequence ATGAAATCAAGCTTCTGGAAATCCGGGCACACCCCGACCCTGTTTGCCGCGTTCCTGTATTTCGACCTGAGCTTTATGGTCTGGTATCTGCTGGGACCGCTGGCGGTGCAGATCGCCGCCGACTTGCAGTTGACCACCCAGCAGCGCGGCCTGATGGTCGCGACGCCGATCCTGGCCGGCGCGGTACTGCGTTTTCTGATGGGGATGCTGGCCGACAGGCTGTCGCCCAAAACCGCCGGGATGATCGGCCAGGTGATCGTGATTGTCGCGCTGTTCGGTGCCTGGAAGCTGGGGATACACAGTTACGAACAGGCCCTGGTGCTGGGGCTGTTTCTTGGCATGGCCGGCGCGTCCTTCGCCGTGGCACTGCCCCTGGCGTCCCAGTGGTACCCCGCCGAGCACCAGGGCAAGGCCATGGGGATTGCCGGAGCCGGTAACTCGGGCACGGTGTTCGCCGCGCTGCTGGCGCCGGTTCTCGCCGCAGCGTTTGGCTGGAGCAACGTCTTTGGCTTCGCATTAATCCCGCTGATCGTGACGCTCGTGGTCTTCGCCTGGCTGGCGCGCAATGCCCCTGAACGCCCGAAAGCCAAATCCATGGCTGACTATTTCAAGGCCCTGGGCGACCGTGACAGCTGGTGGTTCATGTTCTTCTACAGCGTGACGTTCGGCGGTTTTATCGGCCTGGCCAGCGCCCTGCCCGGCTACTTCAACGACCAATACCGCCTCAGCCCGGTAACCGCCGGCTATTACACTGCCGCGTGCGTGTTCGGTGGCAGCCTGATGCGTCCGCTGGGCGGCGCCCTTGCCGACCGGTTCGGCGGCATCCGCACCCTGCTGGGCATGTATAGCGTCGCGGCCATCTGCATCGCCGCAGTGGGCTTCAACCTGCCCAGTTCCTACGCGGCGCTGGCGCTTTTCGTCTGCACCATGCTCGGTCTCGGTGCGGGCAACGGGGCCGTATTCCAGTTGGTTCCGCAGCGCTTTCGCCGGGAAATCGGCGTAATGACCGGCCTGATCGGCATGGCCGGCGGCATCGGTGGCTTCGCTTTGGCGGCCGGCATGGGCGCAATCAAGCAAAGCACCGGCAGCTATCAACTGGCTCTGTGGCTGTTTGCCAGCCTGGCCGTTCTGGCGTGGTTCGGGCTGCATGGGGTCAAGCGTCGCTGGAGAACCACCTGGGGTTCTGCAGCCGTGACGGCAGCGCGCGTCTGA